One Rhea pennata isolate bPtePen1 chromosome 3, bPtePen1.pri, whole genome shotgun sequence DNA segment encodes these proteins:
- the IL20RA gene encoding interleukin-20 receptor subunit alpha: MKNVLHWSAPEGTGDGVLYKVKYSVYGVGKWIKKSECRNISRTWCDLSSETSDYEEQYYASVKAFLHGMCSDWIETTRFNPLTDTKIDPPMVSISSTDKSISIILTAPEKWKRNPEGESISLAQVYPGLQYNVSVLNKKTKKRWWFSISNNTLVVPWLEPGTAYCVSAQIHVTTPLLNSGFSKEYCIATLKEKTADQTVTVLFGYILPIILVVLFISMACYWVHRYIHVSKQKHPTNLVWHYSDKCKESVFIPCEKIVVNLITINVDEYKPSRESIHLSKGRSPHYCTVYNGTEGKNLPLEEVLETKQLLDISHEMDIFSKGDQTRNWPSYGQTVIKNTLSQKNQRNIEYELDVRAEDFSPTQKLMEFHLKEKSSAPMELLGEPHLVGGLDNIKIGQPYCPQLEVRAADHCSGQKLEELNLKMVPAADKLLGEACINLVDLDSEKSGQTSYPPLETTAQSLQDSAAPKNTEKENEQTVLVDWDPHTGRLYIPTLSNIENEACEAVFQCEDPDKEGILSRLYEKQVSDEAAEDQEMYLLQFKQQWELHVEMED; encoded by the exons ATGAAGAATGTCCTACACTGGTCAGCACCAGAAGGCACAGGAGATGGAGTACTCTACAAGGTGAAGTATTCAGT ATATGGTGTTGGCAAATGgattaaaaaatcagaatgcaGGAATATCAGTAGAACATGGTGTGACCTCTCCAGTGAAACATCTGACTATGAAGAACAATACTATGCGAGTGTTAAAGCCTTCCTACATGGAATGTGCTCTGACTGGATAGAAACTACACGATTCAACCCTCTCACAGATA CTAAAATTGATCCACCCATGGTAAGCATATCTTCTACGGATAAATCTATTTCAATCATTCTGACTGCTCctgagaaatggaagagaaatcccGAGGGAGAATCCATATCTCTGGCTCAGGTATATCCTGGCCTGCAATACAATGTGTCTGTCctcaacaaaaaaacaaagaaacgG TGGTGGTTCTCCATCAGCAACAACACCTTGGTTGTGCCTTGGTTAGAACCTGGAACAGCTTACTGTGTCAGTGCACAGATACATGTCACCACGCCGCTTTTAAATAGTGGGTTTTCCAAAGAATATTGCATTGCTACTTTGAAAG aaaaaactGCAGATCAGACTGTAACAGTCCTATTTGGATATATTCTGCCTATCATTCTGGttgtcctttttatttcaatggCATGCTATTGGGTGCACAGGTATATTCATGTCAGCAAGCAGAAACATCCAACAAACCTG GTATGGCACTATAGTGATAAATGCAAGGAAAGCGTTTTTATACCTTGTGAAAAAATAGTGGTCAACCTTATCACTATTAATGTGGATGAGTACAAGCCATCTCGGGAATCTATTCATCTGTCAAAAGGGAGAAGTCCCCATTATTGTACTGTTTACAATGGCACTGAAGGGAAGAATTTGCCTCTGGAAGAAGTGCTGGAAACAAAACAGTTGCTTGATATTTCACATGAAATGGATATTTTCTCAAAAGGGGACCAAACTAGGAACTGGCCATCTTATGGCCAGACTGTAATTAAGAATACTTTAagccaaaaaaatcaaaggaatatAGAGTATGAACTTGATGTAAGGGCTGAAGACTTCAGTCCCACTCAGAAACTAATGGAATTCCATTTGAAAGAGAAGTCTTCTGCCCCTATGGAACTGCTAGGTGAGCCACATCTGGTGGGGGGCTTGGATAATATTAAAATAGGGCAGCCATATTGCCCCCAACTTGAGGTGAGGGCAGCAGATCATTGTTCGGGACAGAAACTAGAGGAACTTAATTTGAAGATGGTTCCTGCAGCAGATAAATTGCTGGGTGAGGCATGTATCAATTTGGTGGATTTGGATTCTGAAAAATCTGGGCAGACTTCCTATCCTCCGCTGGAAACAACAGCACAGAGTCTCCAGGATTCAGCTGCACCAaagaacacagagaaagagaacgAACAGACCGTATTAGTAGATTGGGATCCTCACACTGGAAGGCTATACATTCCTACTTTGTCCAACATTGAAAATGAGGCATGTGAAGCTGTATTTCAGTGTGAGGATCCTGACAAAGAGGGAATTTTGTCCAGACTATATGAGAAACAGGTATCTGATGAAGCAGCAGAGGACCAAGAAATGTATCTTCTACAATTCAAACAACAATGGGAACTTCATGTAGAAATGGAAGACTGA